A single window of Salvia splendens isolate huo1 chromosome 6, SspV2, whole genome shotgun sequence DNA harbors:
- the LOC121808652 gene encoding SNF2 domain-containing protein CLASSY 3-like isoform X1, whose product MIAADLRQVFLYSSSDLESEEINGGIERIRLAAPQLRKKTCEEAKEAFFHGIPGRRRSNRDACIGVNPSSSASTTKRKTQEMPTPSVGGQTKTPGFSWQKPFASVVISREDVSHRRVRVEEDIAVIDKAEFISRKSFSSTKIRSSGKGSLKGGSSSHKPISIILLASDSDEDMMAEDIEIPTFDETKLGSAARLSKNVGGASARKDAVSAHHSMIFTPRDYFTDFDTLADDSTTLADKANNNVGRSFREITSKRNIEGLLKKSKSPYLQADGTGSSAQKVNRDEDRNYEEFGIEKISESDFKKRKILSKNGSSTRKQQDEGIATTSTKNVRRESEKIPSFLNNDGNKRKDSDSSLKRRGDACNHNVVDVDDVHESSYEFLCSSSSSESSSDDVKKRKDPDSSLKRRVEACNHNVDDDYVDKCSDESLCSSLSPESDSDDVSTSMQDSEDRAYDPEQEMSIGIANQTKRKTGRSKKASSPPTGSDSGSSLDADVEVGNSDGNIEWLNPPHDASKVLEENEELDELFHYKTDAEEGLNNETCSKQPNNEKGQSQEWTTGPKEVAPTTDSKYGSDHYDDDEEEEEERTEATSSDFLARAKATTESLALETKVPSGPKVASLPSDLEDVCDHCCGAKGITEDSHVQAKKKTPDMARETKVPSGPKEAALPSHLRDGYDHSRDGAKERIKDSHVRAKKKTSGMARETKVPSGPKEAALPSHLRDGYDHDHGGAKKRSEDSHARAKKKTPGMARETKVPSGPKEAALPSRLRDGYDHSHDGAKEKIEDSHVPAKKKTPDMAKEKEATPSSQSKDEAGLASDSQMRAGIASEKVRSRPKKAATPSHSEETDEEKTETGSRDNSWTEAVPMAKETEVPREGKKSYPKGVNELCRMLANAVLGSGQLPTEKEIYEEAMQGLAPPTPDTLPLKFRFEDEVPKPVEKTEYEKETDNLFYDLDCCWALDEVQPLDYPKDNLENENPPREETQHERCSKGEHDLVLEDDEGLVCKFCRFQALGPKDIMPEWVERPYRDSERKQRHETEDLFEFDDLHISTNDADAAGSSSKATGTVWNIKPGVRDSMYEHQREGFEFMWKNLAGSIDLDKLKSTKQAGVGGCIISHAPGTGKTRLTMVFIETYFKQFPGCRPLIISPASTLLNWEEEFEKWNVEFPFHNLSNTEFSGKESKALVGRISQKKRNNKVTRMIKILSWSMVGGILGISYSLFEKLAGEATENKLFRRILLEVPGLVVLDEGHTPRNSRSNIWNALLKLKTEKRIILSGTPFQNNFSELFNTLRIVRPAVADVLAQEKMFAEAAVPKRTSWSSRNKNKREHAQSSLISQRALQHLKGCMSPFVNLHTGTILKQSLPGLRDCVILLKPPALQKSVIETIEDSSNFKYEHEVSMLSVHPYLLMNCKTTESRKTGIDMAAVEASKLNPQEGIKTKFLMELIRLCMAVNEKVLVFSQYLHPLMLIKEQLKEMFKWAEDKEILTMQGKQPQKERQILINLFNNSENESKIMLASTKCCAEGISLVGASRVVLLDVVWNPSVERQAICRAYRIGQKKFVHTYHLMTSGTKEDDKYCRQAEKERLSELVFSSSKTNQQKQASLAIEDRILEAMVAHEGLKDMFEKIINQPKETNLIETFGLTN is encoded by the exons ATGATAGCAGCAGATCTTCGTCAGGTATTTCTTTATTCTTCGTCAG ATTTAGAATCCGAAGAAATTAATGGAGGAATCGAGAGAATTAGACTTGCTGCTCCTCAACTTCGGAAAAAG ACTTGTGAAGAAGCTAAGGAGGCATTCTTCCATGGTATTCCTGGGAGAAGGAGATCCAACAGAGATGCGTGCATAGGGGTGAATCCTTCGAGCTCGGCTAGCACAACAAAGAGGAAGACACAAGAGATGCCAACTCCAAGTGTTGGAGGCCAAACAAAAACACCAG GCTTTTCTTGGCAAAAACCATTTGCATCTGTGGTAATATCCCGTGAGGATGTCAGCCATCGAAGAGTTCGTGTTGAAGAAG ATATTGCGGTTATCGATAAAGCTGAATTCATTAGTCGGAAATCATTTTCATCGACAAAGATAAGGTCCTCCGGCAAGGGAAGTTTGAAGGGAGGTTCTTCGTCACACAAGCCGATCTCCATTATCCTACTAG CGAGTGACAGCGATGAAGATATGATGGCTGAGGATATTGAGATCCCGACATTTGATGAAACCAAACTCGGCTCTGCTGCTCGTTTAAGCAAGAATGTTGGCGGGGCCAGTGCAAGAAAAGACGCAGTTTCTGCTCATCATTCTATGATCTTCACTCCTAGAGACTATTTCACTGATTTTGACACATTAGCAGATGACTCGACTACATTGGCGGATAAAG CCAACAACAATGTAGGTAGGAGTTTCAGGGAGATTACAAGTAAGAGAAATATCGAAGGTCTGCTTAAGAAAAGCAAATCTCCATATTTACAAGCTGATGGGACTGGATCATCTGCACAAAAGG TGAACAGAGATGAAGATAGGAATTATGAAGAGTTTGGAATTGAGAAAATAAGTGAATCAGATTTTAAGAAGAGGAAAATACTTTCAAAGAATGGATCCTCAACCAGGAAGCAACAAGATGAAGGTATTGCTACCACTTCTACAAAGAATGTCAGAAGAGAGAGTGAAAAGATACCATCTTTTCTCAACAATGACGGAAACAAGAGAAAAGATTCTGACTCATCATTGAAGCGACGAGGTGATGCATGCAATCATAatgttgttgatgttgatgatgtgcATGAAAGCTCGTATGAATTTCTTTGCTCTTCCTCAAGCTCTGAGTCCAGCAGTGATGATGTAAAGAAGAGGAAAGATCCTGACTCATCGTTGAAGAGAAGAGTTGAAGCATGTAATCATAATGTTGATGATGATTACGTGGATAAATGCTCAGATGAATCTCTTTGCTCTTCCTTGAGCCCTGAGTCTGACAGTGATGATGTTAGTACATCTATGCAAGACTCTGAAGACAGGGCATATGATCCAGAGCAGGAGATGAGTATTGGTATTGCAAATCAGACTAAACGAAAGACGGGGAGAAGCAAGAAGGCATCTTCACCACCTACTGGTAGTGATTCTGGCAGTTCTCTTGATGCAGATGTTGAAGTGGGGAACTCTGATGGCAACATAGAGTGGTTGAACCCGCCTCATGATGCAAGCAAAGTCctagaagaaaatgaagaattgGATGAACTTTTTCACTACAAAACTGATGCAGAAGAGGGATTGAACAACGAGACATGCTCTAAGCAACCCAACAATGAAAAGGGCCAGTCACAGGAATGGACAACGGGGCCAAAAGAGGTGGCTCCTACCACCGACTCAAAATATGGCTCTGATcattatgatgatgatgaggaggaggaggaggaaagaACTGAAGCAACCAGTTCAGATTTTCTTGCCCGTGCTAAGGCTACGACAGAGAGCTTGGCTCTGGAAACGAAAGTGCCATCTGGCCCAAAGGTGGCATCTCTTCCCTCAGACTTAGAAGATGTCTGTGATCATTGTTGTGGTGCTAAGGGAATAACTGAAGACTCACATGTCCAGGCTAAGAAAAAGACCCCGGACATGGCTAGGGAAACGAAAGTGCCATCTGGGCCAAAGGAGGCAGCACTTCCCTCACACTTAAGAGATGGCTATGATCATAGTCGTGATGGTGCTAAGGAAAGAATCAAAGACTCACATGTTCGGGCTAAGAAAAAGACCTCAGGCATGGCTAGGGAAACGAAAGTGCCATCTGGGCCAAAGGAGGCAGCACTTCCCTCACACTTGAGAGATGGCTATGATCATGATCATGGTGGTGCTAAGAAAAGAAGTGAAGACTCACATGCTCGGGCTAAGAAAAAGACCCCGGGCATGGCTAGGGAAACGAAAGTGCCATCTGGGCCAAAGGAGGCAGCTCTTCCCTCACGCTTAAGAGATGGCTATGATCATAGTCATGATGGTGCTAAGGAAAAAATCGAAGACTCACATGTTCCGGCTAAGAAAAAGACCCCGGACATGGCTAAAGAAAAGGAGGCTACTCCTAGTTCCCAGTCAAAAGACGAAGCAGGACTGGCTTCAGATTCACAAATGCGTGCTGGCATAGCTAGTGAAAAGGTCCGCAGCAGACCAAAGAAGGCAGCTACCCCCTCCCACTCAGAAGAAACTGATGAGGAAAAAACTGAAACAGGTTCACGTGATAATTCTTGGACTGAGGCCGTACCCATGGCTAAGGAAACTGAGGTGCCGAGGGAAGGAAAGAAATCATATCCAAAAGGAGTAAACG AGTTATGCCGCATGCTTGCAAATGCTGTATTGGGAAGTGGACAACTTCCTACAGAAAAGGAAATATATGAAGAAGCTATGCAGGGACTCGCACCACCTACTCCAGATACTCTTCCACTGAAGTTCAGATTTGAAGATGAGGTACCAAAACCGGTGGAGAAAACGGAGTATGAAAAGGAGACTGACAACTTATTTTACGATCTAGACTGTTGTTGGGCTTTGGATGAAGTGCAACCCCTTGACTACCCCAAG GATAACTTAGAAAATGAAAACCCTCCTCGTGAAGAAACACAACACGAAAGATGTTCTAAAGGGGAACATGACTTGGTCTTAGAAGATGATGAAGGATTAGTATGTAAATTTTGCCGTTTTCAGGCCCTTGGACCGAAGGATATCATGCCTGAATGG GTGGAAAGACCTTACAGGGACTCGGAAAGAAAACAAAGGCATGAAACAGAAGATCTTTTCGAGTTTGATGATCTTCATATATCAACCAatgatgctgatgctgctgGAAGCAGTAGTAAAGCTACTGGTACAGTATGGAACATCAAACCAGGTGTAAGAGATAGTATGTACGAGCACCAGCGTGAAGGCTTTGAGTTCATGTGGAAAAACCTGGCAGGAAGCATCGATCTTGATAAACTGAAGAGCACCAAGCAAGCTGGAGTGGGTGGATGCATCATTTCCCATGCTCCGGGGACTGGGAAGACGCGTTTGACTATGGTCTTCATCGAAACATACTTCAAACAGTTCCCAGGCTGCAGGCCATTGATCATTAGCCCAGCCAGCACTCTCCTCAACTGGGAAGAAGAGTTCGAGAAATGGAATGTCGAGTTCCCCTTCCATAACTTGAGCAATACTGAATTCTCTGGTAAGGAGAGCAAGGCTCTTGTTGGACGTATATCTCAAAAGAAAAGGAATAATAAAGTTACGCGTATGATCAAGATATTGAGCTGGAGCATGGTAGGGGGCATTCTAGGAATCAGCTACAGCTTGTTTGAGAAGCTAGCCGGAGAGGCAACAGAGAACAAGTTATTTCGGAGAATACTGTTGGAGGTGCCTGGATTGGTTGTTCTTGATGAAGGGCACACGCCTCGAAATTCTAGGAGCAACATTTGGAATGCTCTCCTCAAGCTTAAAACTGAGAAGAGGATCATTCTTTCTGGAACTCCTTTCCAGAACAATTTTAGCGAACTCTTCAACACACTCCGTATAGTAAGGCCAGCAGTTGCAGATGTGTTAGCACAAGAGAAGATGTTTGCTGAAGCGGCCGTGCCAAAGAGAACGTCTTGGAGCagtagaaataaaaataagaggGAGCATGCACAGTCTTCTTTGATTTCACAACGTGCTTTGCAGCATCTAAAAGGTTGCATGTCGCCATTCGTTAATCTACACACAGGCACCATCCTCAAGCAGAGCCTGCCCGGTTTGAGAGACTGTGTTATCCTTCTCAAACCCCCAGCACTGCAGAAGAGTGTGATTGAGACAATAGAGGACTCCAGCAACTTCAAGTATGAACATGAGGTTAGTATGCTATCCGTGCACCCATATCTGTTGATGAACTGTAAAACAACAGAAAGTCGGAAGACTGGGATTGACATGGCTGCAGTTGAGGCTTCCAAGCTTAATCCCCAAGAAGGCATCAAGACCAAGTTTCTCATGGAGCTAATTCGCCTCTGTATGGCTGTGAACGAGAAAGTACTCGTATTCAGCCAGTATCTTCACCCTCTTATGCTTATAAAGGAGCAGTTGAAAGAAATGTTCAAATGGGCTGAAGACAAGGAGATTCTTACTATGCAAGGGAAGCAACCACAAAAAGAGCGGCAGATCTTGATTAATCTGTTCAATAATTCGGAAAATGAATCCAAGATCATGCTTGCATCGACCAAGTGCTGTGCAGAGGGGATAAGCTTGGTTGGGGCCTCAAGGGTGGTATTGTTGGATGTAGTCTGGAACCCCTCGGTTGAAAGGCAGGCGATATGCCGTGCTTATAGGATCGGACAGAAGAAGTTCGTCCACACCTACCATCTTATGACTTCCGGGACAAAAGAGGATGACAAATACTGCAGGCAAGCTGAGAAGGAGCGTTTATCTGAGCTGGTCTTCTCATCTTCAAAAACCAACCAACAGAAACAGGCATCTTTAGCTATTGAGGACAGGATTCTAGAGGCTATGGTTGCTCATGAGGGTCTTAAAGATATGTTTGAAAAGATCATCAACCAGCCCAAAGAGACCAACCTAATTGAAACATTTGGTCTCACAAATTGA
- the LOC121808652 gene encoding SNF2 domain-containing protein CLASSY 3-like isoform X2, protein MPTPSVGGQTKTPGFSWQKPFASVVISREDVSHRRVRVEEDIAVIDKAEFISRKSFSSTKIRSSGKGSLKGGSSSHKPISIILLASDSDEDMMAEDIEIPTFDETKLGSAARLSKNVGGASARKDAVSAHHSMIFTPRDYFTDFDTLADDSTTLADKANNNVGRSFREITSKRNIEGLLKKSKSPYLQADGTGSSAQKVNRDEDRNYEEFGIEKISESDFKKRKILSKNGSSTRKQQDEGIATTSTKNVRRESEKIPSFLNNDGNKRKDSDSSLKRRGDACNHNVVDVDDVHESSYEFLCSSSSSESSSDDVKKRKDPDSSLKRRVEACNHNVDDDYVDKCSDESLCSSLSPESDSDDVSTSMQDSEDRAYDPEQEMSIGIANQTKRKTGRSKKASSPPTGSDSGSSLDADVEVGNSDGNIEWLNPPHDASKVLEENEELDELFHYKTDAEEGLNNETCSKQPNNEKGQSQEWTTGPKEVAPTTDSKYGSDHYDDDEEEEEERTEATSSDFLARAKATTESLALETKVPSGPKVASLPSDLEDVCDHCCGAKGITEDSHVQAKKKTPDMARETKVPSGPKEAALPSHLRDGYDHSRDGAKERIKDSHVRAKKKTSGMARETKVPSGPKEAALPSHLRDGYDHDHGGAKKRSEDSHARAKKKTPGMARETKVPSGPKEAALPSRLRDGYDHSHDGAKEKIEDSHVPAKKKTPDMAKEKEATPSSQSKDEAGLASDSQMRAGIASEKVRSRPKKAATPSHSEETDEEKTETGSRDNSWTEAVPMAKETEVPREGKKSYPKGVNELCRMLANAVLGSGQLPTEKEIYEEAMQGLAPPTPDTLPLKFRFEDEVPKPVEKTEYEKETDNLFYDLDCCWALDEVQPLDYPKDNLENENPPREETQHERCSKGEHDLVLEDDEGLVCKFCRFQALGPKDIMPEWVERPYRDSERKQRHETEDLFEFDDLHISTNDADAAGSSSKATGTVWNIKPGVRDSMYEHQREGFEFMWKNLAGSIDLDKLKSTKQAGVGGCIISHAPGTGKTRLTMVFIETYFKQFPGCRPLIISPASTLLNWEEEFEKWNVEFPFHNLSNTEFSGKESKALVGRISQKKRNNKVTRMIKILSWSMVGGILGISYSLFEKLAGEATENKLFRRILLEVPGLVVLDEGHTPRNSRSNIWNALLKLKTEKRIILSGTPFQNNFSELFNTLRIVRPAVADVLAQEKMFAEAAVPKRTSWSSRNKNKREHAQSSLISQRALQHLKGCMSPFVNLHTGTILKQSLPGLRDCVILLKPPALQKSVIETIEDSSNFKYEHEVSMLSVHPYLLMNCKTTESRKTGIDMAAVEASKLNPQEGIKTKFLMELIRLCMAVNEKVLVFSQYLHPLMLIKEQLKEMFKWAEDKEILTMQGKQPQKERQILINLFNNSENESKIMLASTKCCAEGISLVGASRVVLLDVVWNPSVERQAICRAYRIGQKKFVHTYHLMTSGTKEDDKYCRQAEKERLSELVFSSSKTNQQKQASLAIEDRILEAMVAHEGLKDMFEKIINQPKETNLIETFGLTN, encoded by the exons ATGCCAACTCCAAGTGTTGGAGGCCAAACAAAAACACCAG GCTTTTCTTGGCAAAAACCATTTGCATCTGTGGTAATATCCCGTGAGGATGTCAGCCATCGAAGAGTTCGTGTTGAAGAAG ATATTGCGGTTATCGATAAAGCTGAATTCATTAGTCGGAAATCATTTTCATCGACAAAGATAAGGTCCTCCGGCAAGGGAAGTTTGAAGGGAGGTTCTTCGTCACACAAGCCGATCTCCATTATCCTACTAG CGAGTGACAGCGATGAAGATATGATGGCTGAGGATATTGAGATCCCGACATTTGATGAAACCAAACTCGGCTCTGCTGCTCGTTTAAGCAAGAATGTTGGCGGGGCCAGTGCAAGAAAAGACGCAGTTTCTGCTCATCATTCTATGATCTTCACTCCTAGAGACTATTTCACTGATTTTGACACATTAGCAGATGACTCGACTACATTGGCGGATAAAG CCAACAACAATGTAGGTAGGAGTTTCAGGGAGATTACAAGTAAGAGAAATATCGAAGGTCTGCTTAAGAAAAGCAAATCTCCATATTTACAAGCTGATGGGACTGGATCATCTGCACAAAAGG TGAACAGAGATGAAGATAGGAATTATGAAGAGTTTGGAATTGAGAAAATAAGTGAATCAGATTTTAAGAAGAGGAAAATACTTTCAAAGAATGGATCCTCAACCAGGAAGCAACAAGATGAAGGTATTGCTACCACTTCTACAAAGAATGTCAGAAGAGAGAGTGAAAAGATACCATCTTTTCTCAACAATGACGGAAACAAGAGAAAAGATTCTGACTCATCATTGAAGCGACGAGGTGATGCATGCAATCATAatgttgttgatgttgatgatgtgcATGAAAGCTCGTATGAATTTCTTTGCTCTTCCTCAAGCTCTGAGTCCAGCAGTGATGATGTAAAGAAGAGGAAAGATCCTGACTCATCGTTGAAGAGAAGAGTTGAAGCATGTAATCATAATGTTGATGATGATTACGTGGATAAATGCTCAGATGAATCTCTTTGCTCTTCCTTGAGCCCTGAGTCTGACAGTGATGATGTTAGTACATCTATGCAAGACTCTGAAGACAGGGCATATGATCCAGAGCAGGAGATGAGTATTGGTATTGCAAATCAGACTAAACGAAAGACGGGGAGAAGCAAGAAGGCATCTTCACCACCTACTGGTAGTGATTCTGGCAGTTCTCTTGATGCAGATGTTGAAGTGGGGAACTCTGATGGCAACATAGAGTGGTTGAACCCGCCTCATGATGCAAGCAAAGTCctagaagaaaatgaagaattgGATGAACTTTTTCACTACAAAACTGATGCAGAAGAGGGATTGAACAACGAGACATGCTCTAAGCAACCCAACAATGAAAAGGGCCAGTCACAGGAATGGACAACGGGGCCAAAAGAGGTGGCTCCTACCACCGACTCAAAATATGGCTCTGATcattatgatgatgatgaggaggaggaggaggaaagaACTGAAGCAACCAGTTCAGATTTTCTTGCCCGTGCTAAGGCTACGACAGAGAGCTTGGCTCTGGAAACGAAAGTGCCATCTGGCCCAAAGGTGGCATCTCTTCCCTCAGACTTAGAAGATGTCTGTGATCATTGTTGTGGTGCTAAGGGAATAACTGAAGACTCACATGTCCAGGCTAAGAAAAAGACCCCGGACATGGCTAGGGAAACGAAAGTGCCATCTGGGCCAAAGGAGGCAGCACTTCCCTCACACTTAAGAGATGGCTATGATCATAGTCGTGATGGTGCTAAGGAAAGAATCAAAGACTCACATGTTCGGGCTAAGAAAAAGACCTCAGGCATGGCTAGGGAAACGAAAGTGCCATCTGGGCCAAAGGAGGCAGCACTTCCCTCACACTTGAGAGATGGCTATGATCATGATCATGGTGGTGCTAAGAAAAGAAGTGAAGACTCACATGCTCGGGCTAAGAAAAAGACCCCGGGCATGGCTAGGGAAACGAAAGTGCCATCTGGGCCAAAGGAGGCAGCTCTTCCCTCACGCTTAAGAGATGGCTATGATCATAGTCATGATGGTGCTAAGGAAAAAATCGAAGACTCACATGTTCCGGCTAAGAAAAAGACCCCGGACATGGCTAAAGAAAAGGAGGCTACTCCTAGTTCCCAGTCAAAAGACGAAGCAGGACTGGCTTCAGATTCACAAATGCGTGCTGGCATAGCTAGTGAAAAGGTCCGCAGCAGACCAAAGAAGGCAGCTACCCCCTCCCACTCAGAAGAAACTGATGAGGAAAAAACTGAAACAGGTTCACGTGATAATTCTTGGACTGAGGCCGTACCCATGGCTAAGGAAACTGAGGTGCCGAGGGAAGGAAAGAAATCATATCCAAAAGGAGTAAACG AGTTATGCCGCATGCTTGCAAATGCTGTATTGGGAAGTGGACAACTTCCTACAGAAAAGGAAATATATGAAGAAGCTATGCAGGGACTCGCACCACCTACTCCAGATACTCTTCCACTGAAGTTCAGATTTGAAGATGAGGTACCAAAACCGGTGGAGAAAACGGAGTATGAAAAGGAGACTGACAACTTATTTTACGATCTAGACTGTTGTTGGGCTTTGGATGAAGTGCAACCCCTTGACTACCCCAAG GATAACTTAGAAAATGAAAACCCTCCTCGTGAAGAAACACAACACGAAAGATGTTCTAAAGGGGAACATGACTTGGTCTTAGAAGATGATGAAGGATTAGTATGTAAATTTTGCCGTTTTCAGGCCCTTGGACCGAAGGATATCATGCCTGAATGG GTGGAAAGACCTTACAGGGACTCGGAAAGAAAACAAAGGCATGAAACAGAAGATCTTTTCGAGTTTGATGATCTTCATATATCAACCAatgatgctgatgctgctgGAAGCAGTAGTAAAGCTACTGGTACAGTATGGAACATCAAACCAGGTGTAAGAGATAGTATGTACGAGCACCAGCGTGAAGGCTTTGAGTTCATGTGGAAAAACCTGGCAGGAAGCATCGATCTTGATAAACTGAAGAGCACCAAGCAAGCTGGAGTGGGTGGATGCATCATTTCCCATGCTCCGGGGACTGGGAAGACGCGTTTGACTATGGTCTTCATCGAAACATACTTCAAACAGTTCCCAGGCTGCAGGCCATTGATCATTAGCCCAGCCAGCACTCTCCTCAACTGGGAAGAAGAGTTCGAGAAATGGAATGTCGAGTTCCCCTTCCATAACTTGAGCAATACTGAATTCTCTGGTAAGGAGAGCAAGGCTCTTGTTGGACGTATATCTCAAAAGAAAAGGAATAATAAAGTTACGCGTATGATCAAGATATTGAGCTGGAGCATGGTAGGGGGCATTCTAGGAATCAGCTACAGCTTGTTTGAGAAGCTAGCCGGAGAGGCAACAGAGAACAAGTTATTTCGGAGAATACTGTTGGAGGTGCCTGGATTGGTTGTTCTTGATGAAGGGCACACGCCTCGAAATTCTAGGAGCAACATTTGGAATGCTCTCCTCAAGCTTAAAACTGAGAAGAGGATCATTCTTTCTGGAACTCCTTTCCAGAACAATTTTAGCGAACTCTTCAACACACTCCGTATAGTAAGGCCAGCAGTTGCAGATGTGTTAGCACAAGAGAAGATGTTTGCTGAAGCGGCCGTGCCAAAGAGAACGTCTTGGAGCagtagaaataaaaataagaggGAGCATGCACAGTCTTCTTTGATTTCACAACGTGCTTTGCAGCATCTAAAAGGTTGCATGTCGCCATTCGTTAATCTACACACAGGCACCATCCTCAAGCAGAGCCTGCCCGGTTTGAGAGACTGTGTTATCCTTCTCAAACCCCCAGCACTGCAGAAGAGTGTGATTGAGACAATAGAGGACTCCAGCAACTTCAAGTATGAACATGAGGTTAGTATGCTATCCGTGCACCCATATCTGTTGATGAACTGTAAAACAACAGAAAGTCGGAAGACTGGGATTGACATGGCTGCAGTTGAGGCTTCCAAGCTTAATCCCCAAGAAGGCATCAAGACCAAGTTTCTCATGGAGCTAATTCGCCTCTGTATGGCTGTGAACGAGAAAGTACTCGTATTCAGCCAGTATCTTCACCCTCTTATGCTTATAAAGGAGCAGTTGAAAGAAATGTTCAAATGGGCTGAAGACAAGGAGATTCTTACTATGCAAGGGAAGCAACCACAAAAAGAGCGGCAGATCTTGATTAATCTGTTCAATAATTCGGAAAATGAATCCAAGATCATGCTTGCATCGACCAAGTGCTGTGCAGAGGGGATAAGCTTGGTTGGGGCCTCAAGGGTGGTATTGTTGGATGTAGTCTGGAACCCCTCGGTTGAAAGGCAGGCGATATGCCGTGCTTATAGGATCGGACAGAAGAAGTTCGTCCACACCTACCATCTTATGACTTCCGGGACAAAAGAGGATGACAAATACTGCAGGCAAGCTGAGAAGGAGCGTTTATCTGAGCTGGTCTTCTCATCTTCAAAAACCAACCAACAGAAACAGGCATCTTTAGCTATTGAGGACAGGATTCTAGAGGCTATGGTTGCTCATGAGGGTCTTAAAGATATGTTTGAAAAGATCATCAACCAGCCCAAAGAGACCAACCTAATTGAAACATTTGGTCTCACAAATTGA
- the LOC121807083 gene encoding FCS-Like Zinc finger 3-like: MSSAAAYYYTGCEHDYEPHFLDSCSLCGRSLCQNNDIFMYRGNTPFCSQECRQEQIEMDEAMEKKKWRRSSSSKRSSDARQSSDESDMNKAVRTGTVAVA, from the exons ATGAGCTCAGCTGCAGCATACTACTACACCGGATGCGAACACGACTACGAGCCGCACTTCCTCGATTCCTGCTCCCTCTGCGGCCGATCGCTCTGCCAAAACAACGACATCTTCATGTACAG AGGGAACACGCCGTTCTGTAGCCAGGAGTGCAGGCAAGAACAGATAGAGATGGATGAGGCGATGGAGAAGAAGAAATGGAGGAGGTCTTCTTCCTCCAAGAGATCGAGCGATGCGAGACAGAGCTCCGACGAATCCGACATGAATAAAGCTGTACGGACGGGAACAGTGGCTGTGGCCTGA